The stretch of DNA GCAGGTTGTAATTGAGCTGTTCATACAATTGCTGCTCGCTAGGCACCGAATACAGCAGCTGCAGGAGCAGGATGTGCATGACCGTTTGCGCGGGAATGAGCATGCCGGGCTCGGCATTGAGGTCGTGCAGCAGGCCTTGGTGGGCGTCGAGCAGGTCGTCGATCTGCGGGCGCAGCAACACCAGCGAATGGCCCGGCGGAATGTAGCTGGAAACCTCTTTCAAGGCGCCCTGCCAGTCATCCTGCGACACGATCCAGACCCACGGCGCACCGTAGCGATACACCGAGACCGGCTTCTTGCGCGCCGCTTCGACGATCTTCGACAGGCGCTGATCGAGCTCCTGCATGCCCACTTTCGAGTAGCGTTCCATAGTCCCCATTGCCTCACTCCC from Pseudomonas sp. P8_229 encodes:
- a CDS encoding transposase: MGTMERYSKVGMQELDQRLSKIVEAARKKPVSVYRYGAPWVWIVSQDDWQGALKEVSSYIPPGHSLVLLRPQIDDLLDAHQGLLHDLNAEPGMLIPAQTVMHILLLQLLYSVPSEQQLYEQLNYNLLFRWFVGLGLNQKVWSFNVLSRDIATLLNEPRAVLLIQKIIGEVFCGALLQMPEFSLNFALLHTWLGKHSGASHVSN